In a genomic window of Ranitomeya imitator isolate aRanImi1 chromosome 5, aRanImi1.pri, whole genome shotgun sequence:
- the LOC138637957 gene encoding cilia- and flagella-associated protein 251-like, with protein sequence MMRKRRARRRKRRARRRKRRNSRARRRKTKEGKEKDEKDDKEEDEKGKEEEQEGKEEEEEQEGKEEEQEGKEKEDEEEEGKEEEQEGKEEEEEEQEGKEEEEEEEGKEEEEEAQEGEEEEEEEQEGKEKEDKEEDKEEDEKDEEKEEDEEAKEENEEEEKDEEVE encoded by the exons atgatgaggaagaggagggcaaggaggaggaagaggagggcaaggaggaggaagaggaggaacagcagGGCAAGAAGAAGGAAGACGAAGGAGGGCAAGGAGAAGGATGAGAAAGATGATAAAGAGGAGGATGAGAAGGgcaaggaggaggaacaggagggcaaggaggaagaggaggaacaggagggcaaggaggaggaacaggagggcaAGGAGAAGGAAGACGAAGAAGAGGAGGgcaaggaggaggaacaggaaggcaaggaggaggaagaggaggaacaggagggcaaggaggaggaagaggagg aggagggcaaagaggaggaagaggaggcacaggagggtgaggaggaggaagaggaggaacaggagggcaAGGAGAAGGAAGACAAagaagaggacaaggaggaggacgaGAAAgatgaggagaaagaggaggatgaggaggccaaggaggaaaatgaggaggaagagaaggatgaGGAGGTGGAGTAG